ATGGATCAAATCCATTTTTGTCCATAAAGTGGTAAACCAAATGCTTGGACAGTTAGATCCTTGTACACAGCAAAAACTGAAAAAGACATCACCCAAAATGTCAGAATTAATTATCAAGTGCTTAGACAATACACATCTTTTCTTGAGAAATCTGTCTGGCTAGTTATTTGTTCAGAATATAATTGAAAAGAAAAGcgttgttgaattttttttttttttataaagatATTATCAAAAACCAtatccaaaacaagcaaaaaagTTCCTAAAAcatcgattttttttttcaccactTATATGCCTAGCAATTAGCAAATCATTACATTCTAATATTTTCTCCTTgataacctttttttttaaaatttcttttgaGAGATTATAAATAAGAGATTTTGGACTTAAAATCTTTtacttaaagaaaaaaaagaaagaaaagctaagaATGTAGCTTGAATAGAGTAAGGTGCTTTGTCCCTCTGCACagtaaaaactaaaaaagaaatcaCCCAAAGTAACAGAATTAATTACCTTCCCACTGCccctaataatttgcaaaaacggttgggataatttcagaagcctcccttgaggtttatgATAGTTTCACTACCCTCCCCTGAAGCTTTCAAAATATCATTAACCTCCCTTAAAACTAATGTTCTTGTAACAAATTACCCCAATTCAAAAAATCAACAATGAAAAAATGATTTCAAGAGCAAGAAGAATATTTCATACCAAAAATGCCCCTTAACCTATTACTAGTTCGTTATCAAAAGGAAGTATTAGTTAAAAATCGATAATAAAGACTAAACTCTGGCATGAGTATAACAGAATTTAGCAACAATGACTTTTTTTCATAGTACTACATAAAATAGCAAAATCAAAGTATTGGAGAGGAAAACTTGTTAATTTGGAATCAAGATTTATGCGAAAAATTCCTAAACTCTTATAGCTAGTTTGGAAGCTGTGATTtgatgagaaaagaaaagaaggtaatAGAAAAGACACTTTTTCTAGCATTTGAGAGTTTTTGAAGGGGCAGAAAAAGATGGAAAGCGTTTGATTTGAACTGATGAGCTCCTACTATTATGGTTGCCAAAGTTTTCTGCCCAAATATGGGCGGAAAGCATCGGAAAAGTTGAGAATGCCTAATAAATTTTTTCTAAATACCAAATTTGTCCTCAAATGTGTattgaacaaatttttattgctatatatatatatttatatatatccAAAATCATCGCTTTTCCTATCTTAACTCCTAAACAATATTAAaatctcttctcttcttttcttttcttttctttcataacTTAACATTtcccatcttttcttttctaacctAAACATCCAAACTAGCTATATTAGTCTCATAATTTGAAAGATTTTGAAAAGGAATTGAACAAAACAAAGCATggctttttttaagaaaaaaaaaatcacaatagaTGGCTAATGACAAAAAATATAGAATATGCTAAAATATGTtatgttttttgaattttttctttaactTACGGGGTCCATTATTTCACACGATTAACAAGAAATTTCCATCATTTGTAATTAAGAAAAACCAACTCCCAACCAACGATTGGATTAATAAAAGGGTATGATTTGAAtggaaaaacaaataaatcaaagtagaaataattttttctaaccatcttgtttggattacttatacaaagaaagaaaagaaacaccaaatattttggaaaagaaCGGAAAGAATAGATTATGTGTAGTTACATTTTATCCATAATTTAATAAAATCTAATTGTAAACATATTTTAATACTTTACCCTCTTTTTGTATATTTTCATATGCATCTTGTTATTCTTATGAAAAATTTatgaaataataatatttaaataagaattttaatctttttttacaAGATAGAAATTACAAGAACTACTAAAATAtggaaaaagaattttaaaatgataacAATTGTTGTTATAAAATTTggtattcaaaattttcaatttttttttgtattcaaACTCATGGTTAATTTAGTACAAGTGACTAAATTGGTCCTCTCTGTATAAATTCGTAATTTTTCCTAAGTTGTAAGGATAGTAAAGACATTTGACCATCCACAAGGTAAGCATTGGGCTCCAAATAACTTATAGGGGAGGTAAGTAGTATTTCTAAAACTTCAAGGAGGGCAGTGAAATTCTCAGAAACCTCAggtgaggtttctgaaattatcccaaaacgGTTACGCAAAAACCTATCATCAATCCCCTCATAAATCTCCCTACTTGTAGATCACGGTAACCGCCATCATCTCCCACGTTCTCTCTcccctcttctctctctctctctccctcccatTCTCTCTCAATATCTATCACTCTCCCAAGTCACAGCTGATCCTGTTAGTTTGATTAGGTTGTTGGTTAAGGTAAAAAAGCACAAAACAAGAATCTTAGTATCTGTGCTATAATTCCGTCTACTGCTATTCAACAAACAAAAGACTGCTTGTTTAAGACATTAGTGTACTTTCCTCAGGTTcgtctcttctctctctctctctctctctctctctctctctctctctctctctctctctctctctctctctctctctctctctcgaatGTTTTGAGCATCTTATGCAGTCATTACACACTAATAGTAGATTTTATTgtgccttttttctttctcgGGTCTTTTTAGTTTCCGTATCTTTTCATTGAACCAACTGTTTAGTCTGTCTTCTTCCCCTCGTCTCATTAAAACCATATCAAAAAGTCTGCGCTAGCTGGTACTATTCTTGTTCATCAACCTCGGATTTTGCTGTCGAAATTCGCACTGACTATTATCATTGTTTGTGTGTACTAGGATTCGTGACTAATGGCTTTGAGCTGCTATTCCAACTGGGGAGAACTGGAACAACACCACGACTCAGAGATGACTCTGCAGTTTGCTCAACCACCAGCAGCAGAGCTGTCTCCTGAGCTTCTTGGCTTCAACCACATGAATTTTGCCTTTTCAGACCCTTATCTCGACCCTATTCTTGAATCCCAAGATTTAGTTTACTCAGACAACTACACCTCTTTGCTTCCCCACTTTTCATCTCCATCTGATGAAAACTCCAATAGTTTATATTCCCTCGTCCCGGAAGTCTTTCCAGAACTCGAATACCAGCCTTGCCACAGTGCCAAACGCCAAAAGATTTTCGAGGGCTGCTACAATAACTCGGAGGTGTTACCTTCAAGTTTTGGCAGCAGGTTCATTCCCAATCCACCATTGCTTCAGGAGCTTTCGCCGCCCGAGATTCTGTCTCCATTTTCTGGAAGCTTAGCCAGTAAACCGCCAGTTTTTTGCAGTGGAAGTACAGGTGAGATGACTGTGAAGAAGGCTAGTAATGGAGGGACTTTGTCTTCTCAAAGCATAGCTGCTAGACAGAGGAGAAGGAAGATTACCGAGAAGACTCaagagcttgggaagcttattCCTGGTGGCCAGAAGATGAACACTGCTGAAATGTTCCAAGCTGCTTCAAAATATATCAAGTTCTTGCAGGCTCAAGTTGGAATTCTT
This portion of the Coffea arabica cultivar ET-39 chromosome 2e, Coffea Arabica ET-39 HiFi, whole genome shotgun sequence genome encodes:
- the LOC113729459 gene encoding transcription factor bHLH52-like; protein product: MALSCYSNWGELEQHHDSEMTLQFAQPPAAELSPELLGFNHMNFAFSDPYLDPILESQDLVYSDNYTSLLPHFSSPSDENSNSLYSLVPEVFPELEYQPCHSAKRQKIFEGCYNNSEVLPSSFGSRFIPNPPLLQELSPPEILSPFSGSLASKPPVFCSGSTGEMTVKKASNGGTLSSQSIAARQRRRKITEKTQELGKLIPGGQKMNTAEMFQAASKYIKFLQAQVGILETLASVQENGKSLQNEELNPLLGSSLIQEKLYSMEMCLAPQKFVQSLAEDNGVELNTQALNDCKELIGIGC